One window of Legionella pneumophila subsp. pneumophila str. Philadelphia 1 genomic DNA carries:
- a CDS encoding lpg2975 family Dot/Icm T4SS effector yields MGLPKKALKESQLQFLTAGTAVSDSSHQTYKVSFIENGVIKNAFYKKLDPKNHYPELLAKISVAVSLFKRIFQGRRSAEERLVFDDEERLVGTLSISVDGFKGFNFHKESVPQESSAKEQVIPSTRTLIEKSFMEILLGRWFLDDDDGHPHNLSLAGDIDFDMFFYWFTIYMKEPRPAIGIPKTRVNLTVRDWEGFPNVKDSKPFHWPTYKNPGQETLPTVLPVQDKLVNLILEKTYPDPGQFEQLAHEPVAQEQKFAAALKILLTYQPEMIRKRLTELFGEMTLNYTSLDETDVALRNQYEKTFPHLCNENTNIKPFVDFIMNLYQMHYDNLYRVVVFYMGCENNGYGVPLPATNSALYHKPSFYKDIVEWARTQNITIFSKDDSSIKFDEDELRRRYHQVWRDAYAPTFRDLLHDSYSLTNKLLQQVSTFHVVLDEVEGKKPTDDTLTNAWELFGTMPELSLEKITPLISVDKDSKLRTALILLVEFTTQFHAVAKTYYQKDRKDLTEEDNLEFSEQLVQLYTNYNLKIRQSLAHTSTLAGEFNRIAVGLKQYTERANFQLHLTTTDEQMKEATVATTPKEILPHTHEDVIRQFNDSLFLWAKNLRPEDLSHHISEIIDKYYAPTIELLSKRHRAQPVKEYLQASVNESGENRLAYILSAGEGDTGALNTLLIQHLTPYMLQTYPLLSIRNAVKEGNFDKDLEIFTKAAVDFAKHDRRFIHLYNVEGKSLFFKTMYEWIDELPATKFKGLLESALKDYEGKLWWSTSRRSEVEGYCTKFSQAKIVAMTFLNGKDSSSLNDVLFDKIIAAIQKDINKNKEKLKIPGFRLINCYNAKEHRADYFKEVKNYAEPISHRQETTLNSNVTSLVV; encoded by the coding sequence ATGGGTTTGCCCAAAAAAGCACTGAAAGAGAGCCAACTGCAGTTTTTAACAGCGGGGACTGCGGTTTCGGATAGCTCTCATCAAACATACAAGGTCAGTTTTATTGAAAATGGCGTTATTAAAAATGCCTTTTATAAAAAACTGGATCCTAAAAATCATTATCCGGAACTTTTAGCGAAAATAAGTGTCGCTGTCTCTTTATTTAAAAGAATTTTTCAGGGAAGAAGGTCGGCAGAAGAACGTCTTGTATTTGATGATGAAGAGAGGCTGGTAGGTACTTTATCTATCAGTGTTGACGGATTTAAAGGGTTTAATTTCCATAAAGAGTCAGTGCCTCAGGAGTCTTCCGCCAAAGAACAGGTGATTCCCAGCACAAGAACCTTAATTGAAAAAAGTTTCATGGAAATCCTTCTGGGAAGGTGGTTTCTTGATGATGATGATGGTCACCCGCATAATCTAAGTTTGGCCGGGGATATTGATTTTGATATGTTTTTTTATTGGTTTACCATCTATATGAAAGAGCCCAGGCCAGCTATAGGTATACCTAAAACAAGGGTTAATTTGACTGTGCGCGATTGGGAAGGATTTCCTAATGTCAAAGACTCAAAGCCTTTTCATTGGCCAACATATAAAAATCCGGGGCAGGAAACTTTGCCAACGGTTTTGCCTGTTCAAGATAAGCTGGTTAATTTAATTCTTGAAAAGACGTACCCGGATCCTGGTCAATTTGAGCAACTCGCTCATGAGCCAGTGGCTCAGGAGCAAAAATTTGCTGCCGCGTTGAAAATATTGTTAACTTATCAGCCGGAGATGATAAGAAAGCGTTTGACCGAGCTTTTTGGTGAGATGACGCTAAACTACACTTCTCTAGATGAAACGGATGTCGCCCTGCGCAATCAGTACGAGAAAACATTTCCTCATTTATGCAATGAAAACACCAATATAAAACCATTCGTCGATTTCATAATGAATTTATATCAAATGCATTATGATAATTTGTATCGAGTAGTGGTTTTTTATATGGGGTGTGAAAATAATGGGTACGGAGTTCCGTTGCCTGCAACGAATTCAGCGCTCTACCACAAACCTTCTTTCTATAAAGACATAGTCGAATGGGCAAGGACTCAAAATATTACGATTTTTAGCAAGGACGACAGCAGCATCAAATTTGATGAAGATGAGTTGCGAAGAAGATATCATCAGGTGTGGCGAGATGCTTATGCGCCTACATTCAGAGATCTGTTGCATGACTCCTATAGCCTGACTAATAAACTATTGCAGCAAGTGTCTACATTTCACGTTGTTCTGGATGAAGTAGAAGGCAAAAAGCCAACCGATGACACCTTAACCAATGCCTGGGAGTTGTTTGGCACCATGCCTGAGTTATCACTCGAGAAAATTACCCCATTAATTAGTGTAGATAAAGACAGCAAACTAAGAACAGCGTTAATATTGCTTGTTGAATTTACAACTCAATTTCATGCAGTAGCTAAGACTTATTATCAGAAAGACCGAAAGGATTTAACGGAGGAGGACAATCTTGAGTTCTCCGAGCAATTGGTACAGTTGTATACGAATTATAACCTGAAAATTCGTCAAAGTTTGGCACATACAAGCACTCTTGCCGGTGAATTTAATCGCATAGCCGTTGGGCTAAAACAATACACAGAGCGGGCCAATTTCCAATTACATTTAACGACAACAGATGAGCAGATGAAGGAGGCAACTGTAGCCACGACCCCCAAAGAAATATTGCCGCATACGCATGAAGACGTCATTAGGCAGTTTAATGATTCTTTATTCCTTTGGGCCAAGAACTTAAGACCTGAAGATTTATCTCATCATATCTCTGAAATAATTGATAAATATTATGCCCCAACTATAGAACTGTTATCAAAGCGTCATAGAGCACAACCTGTTAAAGAATATTTACAAGCCAGCGTAAATGAAAGTGGTGAAAACAGATTGGCTTATATTTTAAGCGCAGGGGAGGGTGATACAGGTGCTTTAAATACTTTGCTTATTCAACACCTCACGCCTTATATGCTACAAACTTATCCTTTGTTGAGCATCCGTAATGCAGTTAAAGAAGGTAATTTTGATAAGGATTTGGAAATTTTTACCAAAGCAGCTGTAGATTTCGCCAAACATGACAGGCGTTTTATTCATTTATACAATGTGGAGGGTAAGTCTCTATTTTTCAAAACAATGTATGAGTGGATTGATGAGCTCCCCGCGACTAAGTTTAAGGGGTTGCTTGAGTCTGCATTAAAAGATTACGAAGGTAAATTATGGTGGTCCACTTCAAGGAGATCGGAGGTGGAAGGTTATTGTACAAAATTCTCACAAGCAAAAATTGTTGCTATGACCTTTTTAAACGGGAAAGATTCCTCCTCTCTGAATGATGTTTTATTTGATAAAATCATCGCGGCTATACAAAAAGACATAAACAAAAACAAAGAAAAATTAAAGATACCAGGATTCAGGCTAATTAATTGCTACAATGCCAAAGAACACAGGGCTGATTATTTTAAAGAGGTCAAAAATTACGCAGAACCTATATCTCATAGGCAAGAAACTACTTTGAATTCAAATGTTACGAGCTTGGTGGTCTAA
- a CDS encoding M4 family metallopeptidase, translated as MNITGIEQDINSTEGKLSPNDIEQKTLGKVTEPVKFKNLKKVIYIDKGNKAHLAYHLSYYSNSEKKHVNAPNYLIDANSGEILKQWNEVRHERIGQGLGGNAFTLPYRQGMFQHGNALPGLPSLGKFDVNVEDGLCRVENESIKVMNLENHNIGYDFFPITIFAESVLNLSAFSYPCNETNLFLNYADGRTGPVNYAFSPVNDTMYFAQQTLDMYQKVYGVNRPIGDDLPIRAYTHLGDMDNAFAVPTISLDGVVLAHQQIVIGNGDEFLTAPAQSVLGHELSHNFTALHSGLMYEGQSGGINESFSDMAAIALLDYLSKDYPWYWDGEDWTIGREAVKSGQPIRYLDDPAKDGMSIGHASEYTDALDVHITSGVFNKAFYLLAHKPGWSIQKAFQVMVDANMNYWSPIAYYDFAACGVIQATIDKHWDKTPVIEAFAEVGVVCPMHKS; from the coding sequence ATGAATATTACCGGAATTGAACAGGATATTAATTCTACTGAGGGAAAATTGAGCCCGAATGATATAGAACAAAAGACTCTTGGAAAGGTAACTGAACCGGTTAAATTTAAAAACCTTAAAAAGGTTATTTATATAGATAAAGGAAATAAGGCTCATTTGGCTTATCATTTGTCTTACTATTCCAATAGTGAAAAAAAACATGTGAATGCACCTAATTATCTTATTGATGCCAACAGCGGTGAGATTTTGAAACAATGGAATGAGGTGCGTCATGAAAGAATTGGTCAGGGATTAGGCGGTAATGCGTTTACTCTCCCATACCGTCAGGGAATGTTTCAGCATGGTAATGCTTTGCCGGGGCTTCCCTCATTAGGGAAGTTTGACGTTAATGTTGAGGACGGCTTATGTCGTGTTGAAAATGAATCCATAAAAGTAATGAATTTGGAAAATCATAATATAGGTTATGATTTCTTTCCAATTACCATATTTGCAGAGTCTGTACTGAATTTAAGTGCCTTTTCCTACCCATGTAATGAAACCAATTTGTTTTTAAACTATGCTGATGGCAGAACAGGTCCTGTCAATTATGCTTTTTCTCCAGTTAACGATACGATGTATTTTGCCCAACAAACGTTAGATATGTATCAAAAAGTTTATGGTGTTAATCGTCCAATAGGTGATGATTTACCTATACGGGCTTACACCCATCTTGGTGACATGGATAACGCTTTTGCAGTACCAACTATCAGTCTTGATGGGGTAGTTCTTGCACATCAGCAAATTGTAATCGGAAATGGTGATGAATTTTTAACAGCTCCCGCCCAGAGTGTATTGGGACATGAATTATCGCACAATTTTACTGCCTTGCATTCCGGATTGATGTATGAAGGGCAATCTGGGGGGATCAATGAATCTTTCTCTGATATGGCGGCAATTGCATTGTTAGATTATCTTAGTAAAGATTATCCATGGTATTGGGATGGTGAGGATTGGACCATTGGGCGTGAAGCTGTAAAAAGTGGGCAACCTATTCGTTATTTGGATGATCCAGCCAAGGATGGAATGTCTATAGGGCACGCTAGTGAATACACTGATGCGTTAGATGTGCATATAACGAGCGGAGTATTTAATAAAGCATTTTATTTATTAGCACATAAACCAGGCTGGTCTATACAAAAAGCATTTCAGGTTATGGTTGACGCCAATATGAATTATTGGTCTCCTATTGCATACTATGATTTTGCTGCATGTGGCGTCATTCAGGCAACCATAGATAAGCATTGGGATAAAACACCTGTTATCGAGGCATTTGCCGAGGTGGGGGTCGTTTGTCCGATGCATAAAAGCTAG
- a CDS encoding Rossmann-like and DUF2520 domain-containing protein has product MNFNIIGAGRLGKNLGIAMSVHQIASLNSICNSNLASAKIACNEIGFGNAVGKISDLSEADITWITCRDDSILDVVSILDNIEILKKGSLVVHCSGALNSSVLLPLKKQGCYIASAHPLKAFRTNSLDSNAFKQVHCVIEGDYEACRWLRFAFEKLEASIIAIQPEMKVIYHTAATIASNYLVTLASYSEELLLKAGIQQAQSRKMICDLMYSNILNLSQVDSAKSALTGPLTRGDMQTISLHLEAIDNSEIKRLYKSMALATLPLLDLSLDRKETLRKTLEKE; this is encoded by the coding sequence ATGAATTTCAATATTATTGGTGCTGGGCGTCTGGGTAAGAATTTAGGCATTGCAATGTCTGTTCATCAGATTGCCTCTTTAAATTCTATTTGTAACTCAAATTTAGCAAGTGCCAAGATAGCCTGCAATGAAATCGGATTTGGCAATGCGGTTGGTAAAATATCTGATCTTTCTGAAGCAGATATAACGTGGATAACCTGTAGGGACGACTCCATTTTGGATGTAGTATCGATATTGGACAATATTGAGATATTAAAAAAAGGCAGCTTGGTGGTCCACTGCAGCGGCGCTCTTAATTCAAGTGTACTTCTTCCTCTGAAAAAACAGGGTTGTTATATTGCAAGCGCGCATCCTTTGAAAGCATTCCGCACTAATTCTTTGGATTCCAATGCGTTTAAACAAGTCCATTGCGTGATAGAGGGAGATTATGAGGCATGTCGTTGGCTTAGGTTTGCATTTGAGAAGCTGGAAGCCAGCATTATCGCAATTCAACCTGAAATGAAGGTCATTTATCATACTGCAGCAACGATTGCTTCTAATTATTTAGTGACTTTAGCTTCATATAGTGAAGAGTTACTTTTAAAAGCGGGAATACAGCAAGCACAATCAAGAAAAATGATATGTGATCTCATGTACAGCAACATCCTTAACTTAAGTCAGGTAGATAGCGCAAAAAGTGCTTTAACCGGACCTTTGACTAGAGGAGATATGCAAACTATTTCCTTGCATCTCGAAGCGATAGATAATAGTGAAATCAAGAGATTATATAAAAGCATGGCGCTAGCTACCCTGCCTTTGTTAGATTTATCATTAGATAGAAAAGAAACCTTAAGAAAAACTCTTGAAAAAGAATAA